From the genome of Acinetobacter sp. TR3:
ACAATTCCCAAATATTGGCTTTAGCCACATGACTCAAGCCGACAATTTTAAGAATTGCATCGACTTGCTGTTGAATGTCTTGCGCTTTCAAACCTTTGAGCTGCAAAGCAAAACTGATATTTTCAGAGACATTTAACCAAGGTAATAGCGCATGATCCTGAAATACCACCGCACGGCGTGCATCTGGCGCAGTCACCACTTCATGATCCAGTGTAATCTGCCCCGAACTTGGCTTTTGAAAACCCGCCAAGATGTTGAGCAATGTTGTTTTACCACAACCAGACTCCCCCAAAATCACAGTCAAAGTGCCTTCTTCAATCTTCAGATTGATATCTTGTAATACAGGCACGGTCTGTTTTGGAAAGGTTAAATGAAGATGCTCGGCAGCTAATACGCTCATTTAGATCTCCTATGGCTGTAAGAATTGGGTGGTGACATTACCTTGATAATCAGGTTTTACTTGATCCACCTTGCCTTGGCTTTTGAGGAAAGTTGCTGTGTCGAAAATATTTTTGGCGAACTCACCCGCTAAAGTCGCGTGTTGTTGCTGACCATTCAGATAAATATTGCCTGACAACAGTAAGGGAATATCTTTCACATCAGAGCCTGTCAGCTGAGCAATTTTCTGGATATTGTCCGCATTTTGTTCAAATGCTTTTGGATCCTGCTGATACGCTTCAACTTGTTTCAAGCTGGTTTTTACGAATGCTTTTAAGAACTCTGGATTTTTTTCAGCGAAATCTTTACGAACCACCCATAAATCATAGGTTGGTGCGCCCCACTCGCCGACTTGTTTCGAATCTGTTAATACATGACCACTGGCTTTGACTTTGCTTAATGCAGGTTCCCAAACATAAGTCGCATCAATATCACCACGCTCCCAAGCTGCTGTGATTTCAGGCGGACGTAAGTTAATAATCTTGACTTGGTTATCCGCAATATTCCAATGCTTGAGCGCTGACAATAAGCTGTAATGCGTGGTTGAAACGAATGGTACGGCAATGGTTTTACCAATCAAATCTTGAGGGGTTTTAATGCCTGATTTGTTACTCACCACCAATGCCTCTGAACCGCCTAATTTAGCCGTCACCAGAAATACCTCAATC
Proteins encoded in this window:
- a CDS encoding taurine ABC transporter ATP-binding protein, whose translation is MSVLAAEHLHLTFPKQTVPVLQDINLKIEEGTLTVILGESGCGKTTLLNILAGFQKPSSGQITLDHEVVTAPDARRAVVFQDHALLPWLNVSENISFALQLKGLKAQDIQQQVDAILKIVGLSHVAKANIWELSGGMKQRVGIARALISHAAFILLDEPFAALDAFTRETMQQLVLDLWIEQNKSFFLITHDIEEALLLSNQLVLMTARPGKIVETLKLDFADRYKQGESIRAIKSDPKFIQLREQLFERLRVQKQVGHEVVV
- the tauA gene encoding taurine ABC transporter substrate-binding protein, with product MKDHLIMGIKNSKPLIVTAIVLVAIVAFIVYQNQKDVVPVQSKNNKAVVIAYQTGVDPTKVAQANGDYERDSNQAIQWRKFDAGSDVVNALASGDVVIGNIGSSPLAAAASRDLPIEVFLVTAKLGGSEALVVSNKSGIKTPQDLIGKTIAVPFVSTTHYSLLSALKHWNIADNQVKIINLRPPEITAAWERGDIDATYVWEPALSKVKASGHVLTDSKQVGEWGAPTYDLWVVRKDFAEKNPEFLKAFVKTSLKQVEAYQQDPKAFEQNADNIQKIAQLTGSDVKDIPLLLSGNIYLNGQQQHATLAGEFAKNIFDTATFLKSQGKVDQVKPDYQGNVTTQFLQP